One genomic segment of Bos javanicus breed banteng chromosome 23, ARS-OSU_banteng_1.0, whole genome shotgun sequence includes these proteins:
- the LOC133235949 gene encoding LOW QUALITY PROTEIN: putative olfactory receptor 2W6 (The sequence of the model RefSeq protein was modified relative to this genomic sequence to represent the inferred CDS: inserted 1 base in 1 codon) yields the protein MWSQVMENDSTSAFEGFILVGFSDRPHLELILFVVVLTFYLLTLLXNMTIILLSVVDPRLHTPMYFFLANLSFLDMCFTTGSIPQMLYNLWGADKTISYLGCAIQLYFVLALGGVECVLLAVMAYDRYAAVCKPLHYTVIMHPRLCGQLASVAWLSGFGNSLIMAPQTLMLPRCGHRRVDHFLCEMPALIGMACVNTMTLEALAFALAIFIILAPLILILVSYGYIARAVLRIKSAAGRKKAFNTCSSHLIVVSLFYGTIIYMYLQPANTYSQDQGKFLTLFYTIVTPSVNPLIYTLRNKDVKEAMKKVLGKGEAKVSKKSSNLGTVF from the exons ATGTGGTCACAGGTGATGGAAAATGACAGCACAAGTGCTTTTGAAGGCTTCATCCTGGTAGGCTTCTCTGATCGTCCCCACCTAGAGCTGATCCTCTTTGTGGTTGTCCTCACTTTTTATCTGCTGACTCTTC ACAACATGACTATCATCTTGCTTTCAGTTGTGGATCCCCGGCtgcacacacccatgtatttCTTTCTGGCCAACCTCTCATTCCTAGACATGTGCTTCaccacaggttccatccctcagATGCTCTACAACCTTTGGGGTGCAGATAAGACCATCAGCTATCTGGGCTGTGCCATCCAGCTGTACTTCGTCCTGGCTCTGGGAGGGGTGGAGTGTGTTCTCCTGGCTGTCATGGCGTATGACCGCTACGCTGCAGTCTGCAAACCCCTGCACTACACTGTTATCATGCACCCGCGTCTCTGTGGGCAGCTGGCTTCAGTGGCATGGTTGAGTGGCTTTGGCAATTCTCTCATAATGGCACCCCAGACGTTGATGTTACCTCGCTGTGGGCACCGGCGGGTGGACCACTTTCTCTGTGAGATGCCAGCACTAATTGGCATGGCCTGTGTAAATACCATGACCCTTGAGGCACTGGCATTTGCCTTGGCAATCTTTATCATCCTGGCACCACTCATCCTCATCCTCGTCTCTTATGGTTATATTGCACGAGCTGTGCTAAGGATCAAGTCAGCTGCCGGGCGAAAGAAAGCCTTCAACACCTGTAGCTCCCACCTCATTGTTGTCTCTCTCTTCTATGGTACGATTATATACATGTACCTCCAGCCAGCAAACACTTATTCCCAGGACCAGGGCAAGTTCCTTACTCTTTTCTACACAATAGTCACTCCCAGTGTTAACCCCCTAATCTACACACTGAGAAACAAAGATGTTAAAGAGGCCATGAAGAAGGTACTAGGGAAAGGGGAGGCAAAAGTGAGTAAAAAGTCATCAAATCTGGGGACTGTCTTTTGA
- the LOC133235951 gene encoding olfactory receptor 2B6-like: MIAVNESMPLEFILLGFSDRPWLEFPLFVVFFISYMVTIFGNLTIILVSRLDSRLQTPMYFFLTNLSLLDLCYTTSTVPQLLVNLHSTRKVISYGGCVAQLFIFLALGATECVLLPVMCFDRFVAICWPLHYSVIMHQRLCLQLAAASWITGFSNAMWFSILALQLPLCGPFVLDHFLCEVPALFKLSCVDTTANEAELFFLSMLFHLVPFTLIVISYAFIARAVLRIQSAEGRQKAFGTCGSHLLVVSLFYGTAISMYMQPPSPSSKDRGKMVSLFYGIVAPMLNPLIYALRNKEVKEAFKRLVARVFSIRK; the protein is encoded by the coding sequence ATGATTGCAGTAAATGAGAGCATGCCCCTGGAGTTCATTCTCTTAGGCTTCTCAGATCGACCATGGCTAGAGTTTCCACTCTTTGTGGTCTTCTTCATATCTTACATGGTCACTATCTTTGGGAATCTGACCATTATTCTAGTGTCACGCCTGGACTCCAGACTCCAGACTcccatgtatttctttcttacCAATCTGTCACTTCTAGATCTTTGCTACACCACAAGTACAGTTCCACAATTGCTGGTAAATTTGCACAGCACCAGGAAGGTAATTAGTTATGGTGGCTGTGTGGCCCAGCTGTTCATATTTCTGGCTTTGGGGGCCACTGAATGTGTTCTGCTGCCCGTCATGTGCTTTGATAGGTTTGTAGCTATTTGTTGGCCTCTCCATTACTCAGTCATCATGCACCAAAGGCTCTGCCTCCAGTTGGCAGCTGCATCCTGGATTACTGGTTTCAGCAACGCAATGTGGTTTTCTATCCTGGCTCTCCAACTGCCACTCTGTGGCCCCTTTGTACTAGATCACTTTCTCTGTGAAGTCCCTGCTCTGTTCAAATTGTCATGTGTTGACACCACAGCAAATGAGGCTGAACTCTTCTTTCTAAGTATGCTATTCCATCTAGTACCCTTTACACTTATTGTTATATCATATGCTTTTATTGCCCGAGCAGTGTTGAGGATACAATCTGCTGAAGGCAGACAAAAAGCGTTTGGAACTTGTGGCTCCCATCTACTTGTGGTGTCACTTTTTTATGGTACAGCCATCTCCATGTACATGCAGCCACCTTCACCCAGCTCCAAGGACCGGGGAAAGATGGTTTCCCTCTTTTATGGAATTGTTGCACCCATGCTGAATCCCCTGATATATGCACTTAGAAACAAAGAGGTAAAGGAGGCCTTTAAAAGGTTAGTGGCAAGAGTCTTCTCAATCaggaaatga